In Bacillota bacterium, the genomic window TGTGGACTGGAGAGGTGAATTTGATGAGAGTTTTGTTTAGAAATATACGAGGTCTTCTGCACAAAGTGGACAAAGTAACACTCATTTTGAGTTTTTATGCATTGACTTTAATCGTATGGGCATATATCTTACCTGCAGTCGCTGCTGCAATACTTGCCCTTTTCTTGGTCGTCGCCTGCGCCATGCGATGGGGATTAATAGGTGGTACAGTGTCGGCCCTTTGGTCTACCGGTGCTATGCTCTTTTCTTTCTACTCTCCTCAGTATTCGACCACTTGGAGTTTAATCCTTGGTTCATTGGCATATTTTATTATAGGTATTGGACTGGGCAAAGCTATTGATATCATTCGAAGCCAGCAATTGCAGCTTCAGGAGAGTGAGAATCGCTATCGCAGTCTGTTTGAGCGGGCCAAAGATGCCATTCTCCTTGTGGACACAGAGGGATGCATTCAGGACTGCAACCCAGCTGCATGTGCGTTGCTGGGATACGACTGTGAGGAGATGCTCACCAAGAATCTTCGAGACCTCATTCCGCCTGAGGACCTGGCTGCCGAGTCGCTAAAGATTAGTCAGGTGCTTGAGGGGAAACCTATCTCTGTTGAGCGGAAACTTCGACGGAAGGATGGCACTGTGGTGATTGTAGAAGCAAGTGTCTCGAAACTGGAAAACAAAATGATTTTGGGTATAGCTCACAACATCACTAAGCGCAAAGAGAACGAGATTCAAATACGGGAACAATTGCAAACCTTGAGCACCCTATATACCGGAGCACGGAGGCTTTCTGAAAGTTTGGATTTAAAGGCGTTAGCTTATGAAATTACTCGCACCTGCGTGGAGGACTTTGGTGCTTCCTTATCCTGGCTGGGTCACGCAGAACCCGATGGTCAGGTGAAAGTTTTATTTCAGTATCCCAAGGAGCACCCTTACCCCCGCGATATTGCCGTGCGCTGGGACGATACCCCACAAGGCCAGGGGCCCACAGGAAGAGCTATCCGCAGTGGTACACCCCAGATTACCGAGGACATTACCACCGACCTCCGCTTTGCGCCTTGGCGTGAGACTGCTTTACTAAAAGCAGGGTTTTGCACTTCTGCTGCTTTACCGTTGGTAAGCCGAGGACACATTTTTGGCGCGATCAGCCTGTACAGTGACCAGCCTGGCTTTTTCAGTCCAAAGCGTCTCGAGATGTTTCAGGCTTTTGCTCACCAAGCTGCGTCGGCTTTAGAGAACGCTCGCCTTTTTGAAGAGACCCAGCGCCGTCTACGGCACATCCAGGCTCTTCGCAGTAT contains:
- a CDS encoding GAF domain-containing protein, translated to MDKVTLILSFYALTLIVWAYILPAVAAAILALFLVVACAMRWGLIGGTVSALWSTGAMLFSFYSPQYSTTWSLILGSLAYFIIGIGLGKAIDIIRSQQLQLQESENRYRSLFERAKDAILLVDTEGCIQDCNPAACALLGYDCEEMLTKNLRDLIPPEDLAAESLKISQVLEGKPISVERKLRRKDGTVVIVEASVSKLENKMILGIAHNITKRKENEIQIREQLQTLSTLYTGARRLSESLDLKALAYEITRTCVEDFGASLSWLGHAEPDGQVKVLFQYPKEHPYPRDIAVRWDDTPQGQGPTGRAIRSGTPQITEDITTDLRFAPWRETALLKAGFCTSAALPLVSRGHIFGAISLYSDQPGFFSPKRLEMFQAFAHQAASALENARLFEETQRRLRHIQALRSIDMAITGSLDPLVTFNVALDEITRQLCVDAASILYLNPYTQTLGYAAGRGFCTRSVEKTCLRLGEGLAGRAALEKRTVYVPNLSESSEFTRTGLFAVENFTAYYAVPLIAKSRVLGVLEIFHRLPHEGNSEWLEFLETLARQIAIAIDNAELFHNLERSKTEITQAYDATIEALSYALDLKDKETEGHSRRVTELTLRIAREMEIKEEELVHIRRGALLHDIGKMGIPDDILLKPGKLTDEEWEIMRKHPMHAYQMLSHIEYLRPALDIPYCHHEKWDGTGYPRGLKGEEIPLAARIFAVVDVIDALTNDRPYRKAWPMEKALEYFREQSGKHFDPRVVEVFLSLAERNLLFEEEEES